One Pyrus communis chromosome 4, drPyrComm1.1, whole genome shotgun sequence genomic region harbors:
- the LOC137732969 gene encoding uncharacterized protein: MEDVVMPANLIPLDIVDFDVILGTDWLHHNCANIDCYEKTVTFHRPGLPMVTFVDEQGGVRHGVISVVRAKRLLSKGCQGYLGHVVLNNVAPSSVKDVRVVRLFLDVFPDDLPGLPPDRDVEFTIDLLPGANPISLTPYRMAPAELRELKI; encoded by the coding sequence atGGAGGATGTCGTTATGCCAGCTaaccttatcccgttagatattgttgattttgatgtgattttgggcacagattggttACACCATAActgtgccaatattgattgctACGAGAAAACAGTTACcttccatcgtcctggattacctatggttacttttgtggATGAGCAgggtggggtgagacatggcgttatttctgtTGTGCGAGCAAAAAGGTTGTTATCAAAAGGGTGCCAGGGATACTTAGGTCATGTAGTGTTGAACAATGTTGCTCCTAGTAGCGTGAAGGACGTAAGGGTAGTCAGGCTTTTTCTTGATGTTTTCCCTGAcgatttacctggattgccgccagaccgagatgtggagttcactattgatttaCTTCCAGGTGCTAATCCTATatctttgactccttatcgaatggctcctgctgagttaagggaattgaaaatcTAG